The proteins below are encoded in one region of Balaenoptera ricei isolate mBalRic1 chromosome 6, mBalRic1.hap2, whole genome shotgun sequence:
- the CEL gene encoding bile salt-activated lipase isoform X2: protein MLVLCLSIAYSVQDQLGAVYTEGGFVEGVNKKLGLLGDYVDIFKGIPYAAAPKPLENPQRHPGWQGTLKAKNFKKRCLQATITQDSTYGKEDCLYLNIWVPQGSKEVSRNLPVMIWIYGGAFLMGSSHGANFLSNYLYDGEEIATRGNVIVVSFNYRVGPLGFLSTGDSNLPGNYGLRDQHMAIAWVKRNIAAFGGDPDNITVFGESAGGASASLQTLSPYNKGLIKRAISQSGVALCPWAIQKNPLFWAKRIAEKVGCPLNDTGRMARCLKITDPHALTLAYKMPLAGMKYPLLHYLGFLPVIDGDFIPSDPVNLYANAADIDYIAGTNDMDGHIFASVEMPAIRKDKQAITEEDFYKLVSGLTITKGPRGANATFDVYTKPWAQDSSQETKKKTVVHFETDVLFLMPTEIAVAQHKTKAKSAKTYTYLFSHPSRMPFYPSWVGADHADDLQYVFGKPFATPLGYRSQDRTVSKAMIAYWTNFARTGDPNMGHSAVPTHWYPYTLESGNYLEINKKMDGSSMKQHLRNNYLQYWAVTYQALPTETGEGATPAPPAGDSEATPATPAGDSEATPATPTGDSEATSVPPVGDSEPTPAGDSEVAQMPIVIGF, encoded by the exons ATGCTCGTCCTGTGTCTGTCGATCGCCTACTCTGTGCAGGACCAG CTGGGCGCCGTGTACACGGAGGGCGGCTTCGTGGAAGGCGTCAACAAGAAGCTGGGCCTCCTCGGCGACTATGTCGACATCTTCAAGGGCATCCCCTATGCCGCCGCCCCCAAGCCCCTGGAGAACCCCCAGCGACACCCCGGCTGGCAAG GAACCCTGAAGGCCAAGAACTTCAAGAAGCGATGCCtgcaggccaccatcacccaggaCAGCACCTACGGGAAAGAGGACTGCCTCTACCTCAATATCTGGGTCCCCCAGGGCAGCAAGGAAG TCTCCCGGAACCTGCCCGTCATGATCTGGATCTACGGAGGTGCCTTCCTCATGGGGTCCAGCCACGGGGCCAACTTTCTCAGCAACTACCTGTACGACGGGGAGGAGATCGCCACTCGGGGCAACGTCATCGTGGTCAGTTTCAACTACCGCGTCGGCCCCCTGGGCTTCCTCAGCACCGGGGACTCCAACCTGCCAG GTAACTATGGCCTTCGGGATCAGCACATGGCCATCGCTTGGGTGAAGAGGAACATTGCAGCCTTTGGGGGAGACCCTGACAACATCACCGTCTTTGGGGAATCAGCCGGAGGTGCCAGCGCCTCTCTGCAG ACCCTCTCTCCCTACAACAAGGGCCTCATCAAGCGAGCCATCAGCCAGAGTGGTGTGGCACTGTGCCCCTGGGCCATCCAGAAGAACCCCCTCTTCTGGGCCAAAAGG atCGCAGAGAAGGTGGGCTGCCCCTTGAACGATACTGGCAGGATGGCCAGGTGTCTGAAGATCACCGACCCCCATGCCCTGACATTGGCCTATAAGATGCCCCTGGCAGGCATGAAGT accccttGCTGCACTATCTGGGCTTCCTCCCTGTCATCGATGGAGACTTCATCCCCAGTGACCCTGTCAACCTGTACGCCAACGCTGCCGACATCGACTACATAGCAGGCACCAACGACATGGACGGCCACATCTTTGCCAGCGTCGAGATGCCAGCCATCAGAAAGGACAAACAGGCCATCACAGA GGAGGACTTCTACAAGCTGGTCAGCGGGCTCACCATCACCAAGGGGCCCAGAGGTGCCAACGCCACCTTTGACGTCTACACCAAGCCCTGGGCCCAAGACTCGTCCCAGGAGACCAAGAAGAAGACCGTGGTGCACTTTGAGACCGACGTCCTCTTCCTGATGCCCACGGAGATCGCCGTGGCCCAGCACAAGACCAAGGCCAA GAGCGCCAAGACCTACACCTACCTATTCTCCCACCCGTCTCGGATGCCCTTCTACCCCAGCTGGGTGGGGGCTGACCATGCAGACGACCTCCAGTACGTCTTCGGGAAGCCCTTCGCCACCCCGCTGGGCTACCGGTCCCAAGACAGGACTGTCTCCAAGGCCATGATCGCCTACTGGACCAACTTTGCCAGAACTGG GGACCCTAACATGGGCCACTCGGCTGTGCCCACGCACTGGTATCCCTACACCCTGGAAAGCGGCAACTACCTGGAAATCAATAAGAAGATGGATGGCAGCTCCATGAAGCAGCATCTAAGGAACAATTACCTGCAGTACTGGGCCGTGACCTACCAGGCACTGCCCACGGAGACCGGCGAGGGGGCCACCCCCGCGCCCCCCGCGGGCGACTCTGAGGCCACCCCCGCGACCCCCGCGGGCGACTCTGAGGCCACCCCCGCGACCCCCACGGGCGACTCTGAGGCCACCTCCGTGCCCCCCGTGGGCGACTCTGAGCCCACCCCCGCGGGCGACTCTGAGGTGGCTCAGATGCCCATAGTCATCGGCTTCTAA
- the CEL gene encoding bile salt-activated lipase isoform X1, whose amino-acid sequence MGRWEPVVLGLACWLAVASAAKLGAVYTEGGFVEGVNKKLGLLGDYVDIFKGIPYAAAPKPLENPQRHPGWQGTLKAKNFKKRCLQATITQDSTYGKEDCLYLNIWVPQGSKEVSRNLPVMIWIYGGAFLMGSSHGANFLSNYLYDGEEIATRGNVIVVSFNYRVGPLGFLSTGDSNLPGNYGLRDQHMAIAWVKRNIAAFGGDPDNITVFGESAGGASASLQTLSPYNKGLIKRAISQSGVALCPWAIQKNPLFWAKRIAEKVGCPLNDTGRMARCLKITDPHALTLAYKMPLAGMKYPLLHYLGFLPVIDGDFIPSDPVNLYANAADIDYIAGTNDMDGHIFASVEMPAIRKDKQAITEEDFYKLVSGLTITKGPRGANATFDVYTKPWAQDSSQETKKKTVVHFETDVLFLMPTEIAVAQHKTKAKSAKTYTYLFSHPSRMPFYPSWVGADHADDLQYVFGKPFATPLGYRSQDRTVSKAMIAYWTNFARTGDPNMGHSAVPTHWYPYTLESGNYLEINKKMDGSSMKQHLRNNYLQYWAVTYQALPTETGEGATPAPPAGDSEATPATPAGDSEATPATPTGDSEATSVPPVGDSEPTPAGDSEVAQMPIVIGF is encoded by the exons ATGGGGCGCTGGGAGCCGGTGGTCTTGGGCCTCGCCTGCTGGCTGGCTGTAGCAAGTGCGGCGAAG CTGGGCGCCGTGTACACGGAGGGCGGCTTCGTGGAAGGCGTCAACAAGAAGCTGGGCCTCCTCGGCGACTATGTCGACATCTTCAAGGGCATCCCCTATGCCGCCGCCCCCAAGCCCCTGGAGAACCCCCAGCGACACCCCGGCTGGCAAG GAACCCTGAAGGCCAAGAACTTCAAGAAGCGATGCCtgcaggccaccatcacccaggaCAGCACCTACGGGAAAGAGGACTGCCTCTACCTCAATATCTGGGTCCCCCAGGGCAGCAAGGAAG TCTCCCGGAACCTGCCCGTCATGATCTGGATCTACGGAGGTGCCTTCCTCATGGGGTCCAGCCACGGGGCCAACTTTCTCAGCAACTACCTGTACGACGGGGAGGAGATCGCCACTCGGGGCAACGTCATCGTGGTCAGTTTCAACTACCGCGTCGGCCCCCTGGGCTTCCTCAGCACCGGGGACTCCAACCTGCCAG GTAACTATGGCCTTCGGGATCAGCACATGGCCATCGCTTGGGTGAAGAGGAACATTGCAGCCTTTGGGGGAGACCCTGACAACATCACCGTCTTTGGGGAATCAGCCGGAGGTGCCAGCGCCTCTCTGCAG ACCCTCTCTCCCTACAACAAGGGCCTCATCAAGCGAGCCATCAGCCAGAGTGGTGTGGCACTGTGCCCCTGGGCCATCCAGAAGAACCCCCTCTTCTGGGCCAAAAGG atCGCAGAGAAGGTGGGCTGCCCCTTGAACGATACTGGCAGGATGGCCAGGTGTCTGAAGATCACCGACCCCCATGCCCTGACATTGGCCTATAAGATGCCCCTGGCAGGCATGAAGT accccttGCTGCACTATCTGGGCTTCCTCCCTGTCATCGATGGAGACTTCATCCCCAGTGACCCTGTCAACCTGTACGCCAACGCTGCCGACATCGACTACATAGCAGGCACCAACGACATGGACGGCCACATCTTTGCCAGCGTCGAGATGCCAGCCATCAGAAAGGACAAACAGGCCATCACAGA GGAGGACTTCTACAAGCTGGTCAGCGGGCTCACCATCACCAAGGGGCCCAGAGGTGCCAACGCCACCTTTGACGTCTACACCAAGCCCTGGGCCCAAGACTCGTCCCAGGAGACCAAGAAGAAGACCGTGGTGCACTTTGAGACCGACGTCCTCTTCCTGATGCCCACGGAGATCGCCGTGGCCCAGCACAAGACCAAGGCCAA GAGCGCCAAGACCTACACCTACCTATTCTCCCACCCGTCTCGGATGCCCTTCTACCCCAGCTGGGTGGGGGCTGACCATGCAGACGACCTCCAGTACGTCTTCGGGAAGCCCTTCGCCACCCCGCTGGGCTACCGGTCCCAAGACAGGACTGTCTCCAAGGCCATGATCGCCTACTGGACCAACTTTGCCAGAACTGG GGACCCTAACATGGGCCACTCGGCTGTGCCCACGCACTGGTATCCCTACACCCTGGAAAGCGGCAACTACCTGGAAATCAATAAGAAGATGGATGGCAGCTCCATGAAGCAGCATCTAAGGAACAATTACCTGCAGTACTGGGCCGTGACCTACCAGGCACTGCCCACGGAGACCGGCGAGGGGGCCACCCCCGCGCCCCCCGCGGGCGACTCTGAGGCCACCCCCGCGACCCCCGCGGGCGACTCTGAGGCCACCCCCGCGACCCCCACGGGCGACTCTGAGGCCACCTCCGTGCCCCCCGTGGGCGACTCTGAGCCCACCCCCGCGGGCGACTCTGAGGTGGCTCAGATGCCCATAGTCATCGGCTTCTAA